In a genomic window of Bacteroidales bacterium:
- a CDS encoding polyprenyl synthetase family protein — protein MDHKRFLEQIEKVIETIPYPVEPKELYQPIQYTISNAGKRFRPVVMMMACDLLEGDCADAIHPAVSLELLHNFTLIHDDIMDQAPLRRGRETVYRKWNSNIAILSGDTLFAMAYDYLIRTDPTVLPDLLHAFNRIAIQICEGQQMDMNFEKRQDVSIAEYIEMIRLKTAVFFGGCMQIGAIVAKAHQQQVDLLYNYGEKLGIAFQLQDDILDAFGSENEIGKKQGGDIVANKKTFLYLKALELADEKTGSNLRKLFSDQAENENHKISDVLEIFNKLKVRQQAEYVMEQYYQEAMQSLEMLKADPAKKEIFRQFGVKLMKRDK, from the coding sequence ATGGACCATAAACGTTTTCTTGAACAGATCGAAAAGGTAATTGAAACCATACCTTACCCGGTTGAGCCCAAAGAACTTTACCAGCCGATACAATATACCATTTCCAATGCCGGAAAACGGTTCAGGCCGGTAGTGATGATGATGGCCTGCGACTTGCTTGAAGGGGATTGTGCCGATGCTATCCATCCGGCTGTAAGCCTGGAATTGCTGCATAATTTCACCTTGATCCACGACGACATCATGGACCAGGCGCCGCTACGCCGTGGCAGAGAAACCGTTTACCGTAAATGGAATTCCAACATTGCAATCCTGTCGGGCGACACCCTGTTTGCCATGGCTTATGATTACCTGATCCGAACCGATCCGACAGTTCTCCCCGATCTGCTGCACGCTTTCAACCGTATTGCGATCCAAATCTGTGAAGGCCAGCAAATGGATATGAACTTCGAGAAGCGACAGGATGTAAGCATTGCCGAATACATTGAAATGATCCGCTTGAAAACGGCAGTTTTCTTTGGTGGCTGCATGCAAATAGGCGCCATTGTTGCCAAGGCTCATCAACAACAGGTTGATCTGCTCTATAATTACGGCGAGAAACTCGGAATTGCTTTCCAGTTGCAGGATGATATCCTTGATGCTTTTGGTTCGGAGAATGAAATTGGCAAAAAGCAAGGCGGCGATATTGTTGCCAATAAAAAAACATTTCTTTACCTCAAAGCCCTCGAATTGGCTGATGAAAAAACTGGTTCAAATCTAAGGAAACTCTTCTCGGATCAGGCAGAGAACGAAAACCATAAGATATCTGATGTGTTGGAGATTTTCAACAAACTAAAGGTTCGGCAACAAGCTGAATACGTGATGGAACAATATTATCAGGAAGCCATGCAAAGCCTCGAAATGCTGAAAGCCGATCCCGCCAAAAAAGAAATTTTCAGGCAGTTTGGGGTGAAATTGATGAAGAGGGATAAGTGA
- a CDS encoding carboxymuconolactone decarboxylase family protein, whose protein sequence is MARIRTIPHAEATGRLKEIYDELIQKRGKLAEVHQIQSLRPESIVKHMELYMEIMFSRSELSRAEREMMAVVVSVANGCKYCKAHHEAALRHYMKDEPKIQAILNYTDFLTCDN, encoded by the coding sequence ATGGCCCGTATCCGAACCATCCCGCATGCCGAAGCCACCGGAAGGCTCAAAGAAATTTATGACGAACTTATACAGAAGCGGGGCAAACTCGCTGAAGTACATCAAATACAGAGCCTCCGTCCCGAAAGCATCGTTAAACACATGGAACTCTACATGGAAATCATGTTTTCGCGTTCTGAACTTAGCCGTGCAGAACGCGAAATGATGGCCGTGGTGGTTTCAGTGGCCAATGGTTGCAAGTATTGCAAAGCCCATCATGAAGCGGCGCTCAGGCATTATATGAAGGATGAGCCGAAAATCCAGGCTATTCTTAATTATACTGATTTCCTGACTTGTGACAATTAG
- a CDS encoding MMPL family transporter, translating to MFQFLFRIIIRYRLTNLIIIGLITLFMVYQMAGVKLSYEMAQMLPESDSTQIAYRQFKEVFGEDGSVLFIGIKDKELFELEKFRAWYDLTWEMKSVDGVQEVVSIAHIFNVIKNDSLQRYDFVPVFKEFPETQQELDTLKAKIFDLPFYEGLLFNSETGSNLMAITLDKDKLNTKGRLIVVEEITQAAKRFREKTGIETYLSGLPFIRTTIMKKVQAELKLFLLLSMLVASIALYVFFRSFKAVLFPMLIVVITVGIALGMMVLLGYEITILTGILPPLLIIIGVENCIFLLNKYHHEYRAHGNKVKALSRMLHRVGNATFLTNLTTATGFAAFILTGNKILVEFGIIAAINIMVVFLLTIILIPIFYSYLDPPKSRHVRHLDNKFTVRLLEKIVYVVLNHRRIVYITAILFTVVGIVGITRLKTSGNVVDDIPHKDRMYQDLLFFEREFQGVLPFEIQIDTHKKRGVTQLSTIRKINQLQDSLATYPEFSRPLSVAEVTKFLRQAFYNGNVAMYGLPTPQEQNFILRYVPGMDSGRRTLMNSFMDNDMQVTRISVQMANIGTRDIQRIKDHLSPTIDEIFPPDEYTVTITGTSIVFLKGTDYLVHNLLTSLIIAIIAITLMMALLFTSFKMVSISMVPNLLPQILTAALMGYLAISIKPSTILIFSIALGISVDNAIHFLSRYRMELKSTNWDIRSSVISALRETGFSMIYSSIVLFFGFAIFTLSTFGGTEAMGFLVSFTLLIAVLSNLFVLPSLLLSLDKRVTTRDFEEPIMDIFEEDDSSDDNGSDTDAIAQDAAKPKE from the coding sequence ATGTTTCAATTTCTTTTTCGTATTATCATTCGCTACAGGCTTACTAATCTGATTATCATTGGCCTGATTACCCTGTTTATGGTTTACCAGATGGCCGGTGTGAAGCTTTCTTATGAGATGGCCCAGATGTTGCCCGAAAGTGATTCCACACAAATAGCTTACAGACAGTTTAAAGAAGTTTTTGGTGAAGATGGCAGTGTTCTGTTTATTGGAATTAAGGACAAAGAGCTTTTTGAACTCGAAAAATTCCGCGCCTGGTATGATCTTACCTGGGAGATGAAGTCGGTTGACGGAGTTCAGGAAGTTGTTTCAATTGCCCACATTTTTAATGTGATTAAAAACGACAGCCTGCAGCGCTATGATTTTGTTCCGGTCTTCAAGGAATTTCCGGAAACGCAACAGGAACTTGACACACTTAAAGCCAAAATTTTTGATCTGCCATTTTACGAAGGTTTGCTTTTTAACTCCGAAACCGGATCGAACCTAATGGCCATCACCCTCGACAAGGACAAGCTGAATACCAAGGGGCGGCTGATAGTTGTTGAAGAAATCACGCAGGCAGCAAAACGGTTCAGGGAAAAGACCGGCATCGAAACTTATCTTTCAGGCTTACCTTTTATCCGAACCACTATAATGAAAAAAGTACAGGCTGAGTTAAAGCTTTTCCTGTTACTATCTATGCTTGTTGCCTCCATAGCTCTTTATGTTTTCTTCCGATCCTTTAAAGCCGTGCTTTTTCCAATGCTTATTGTCGTAATCACAGTAGGGATAGCGCTCGGTATGATGGTACTCTTAGGGTATGAGATTACAATTCTTACCGGTATATTGCCACCGCTGCTGATCATTATTGGAGTGGAGAATTGTATCTTTCTGCTGAATAAATACCATCATGAGTATCGTGCACATGGCAACAAGGTAAAAGCGCTCTCAAGGATGCTTCACAGGGTAGGGAACGCAACATTCCTGACAAACCTTACCACTGCTACTGGTTTTGCGGCATTTATACTTACCGGAAATAAAATCCTGGTTGAATTTGGGATCATTGCCGCCATCAACATCATGGTTGTTTTCCTGCTTACTATTATCCTGATCCCGATCTTTTACAGCTATCTCGATCCTCCAAAATCCCGCCACGTACGCCACCTCGACAACAAATTTACAGTGAGGTTGCTCGAAAAGATTGTTTACGTAGTGCTAAACCATCGCCGGATCGTATACATTACTGCTATTCTTTTTACAGTTGTTGGAATCGTTGGAATTACAAGGCTCAAAACCTCGGGCAACGTTGTTGATGATATCCCCCACAAAGACCGGATGTACCAGGATCTTTTGTTTTTCGAACGCGAATTCCAGGGTGTGCTCCCATTTGAGATACAGATTGACACGCATAAAAAACGAGGTGTTACCCAACTGTCAACCATCCGGAAAATAAACCAGTTGCAGGATTCACTTGCAACCTATCCGGAATTTTCGAGGCCACTCTCGGTTGCGGAAGTTACAAAATTTTTGCGGCAGGCTTTTTACAATGGCAATGTGGCAATGTATGGCTTGCCAACGCCCCAGGAGCAAAACTTTATTTTACGTTATGTTCCCGGTATGGATTCAGGACGCCGCACCCTGATGAATTCCTTTATGGATAACGATATGCAGGTAACACGCATCAGCGTGCAAATGGCAAACATTGGCACACGCGATATTCAGCGTATCAAAGATCATCTCAGTCCCACCATAGATGAAATTTTTCCTCCCGATGAGTATACAGTTACCATCACCGGAACCAGTATCGTTTTTCTTAAAGGCACCGATTATCTTGTCCATAACCTTCTTACCAGTTTAATCATTGCGATTATTGCCATTACCCTGATGATGGCATTGTTGTTCACCTCATTTAAAATGGTGAGTATTTCAATGGTTCCGAACCTGCTTCCACAAATTCTTACTGCTGCACTTATGGGTTATCTTGCTATATCCATAAAGCCATCCACGATTCTGATATTTAGCATTGCACTTGGAATTTCGGTTGATAACGCCATTCATTTTCTTTCACGTTACCGTATGGAGCTTAAAAGCACCAATTGGGACATCCGTAGTTCTGTGATCTCTGCATTGCGTGAAACCGGCTTCAGCATGATCTATTCTTCGATTGTGTTGTTTTTCGGTTTTGCCATTTTTACCCTTTCAACTTTTGGCGGAACCGAAGCAATGGGCTTTCTTGTATCCTTCACCCTCCTCATTGCCGTACTTTCGAACCTGTTTGTTCTGCCATCGCTGCTTTTAAGCCTCGACAAGCGGGTCACCACCAGGGATTTTGAGGAGCCAATCATGGATATCTTTGAAGAAGATGACAGCAGTGACGACAACGGCTCAGACACTGATGCAATCGCACAAGATGCTGCAAAACCGAAAGAATAG
- a CDS encoding IS1634 family transposase has protein sequence MGSAKDDIERDLLLTKAREWIGKYTQQSSLFPEQKQNILIVERSECVKVTHDFAYQFFRSCLGECHLTHLPSLLLDLAIIRLIEPASKLRSIELLSRYFEIKYSQRIYRTIPKLISWKAEIEQRAYSVARRLFKEQFYYVLYDVTTLYFESFKADEIKVQGFSKDNKSQQPQIVIGLMVTQAGFPLAYDVFAGNTFEGKTMLPVVESFIAKHPDTKPIVVADAAMLDDDRLAELREKGLSYIVGARLANTDLGAVKKIHGSLNAVNGAITRLHSRHGDLICDFSTKRYRKEINDLNKLVQKAEDLVAKQSSGAKAKFIKRVSKEKIELNTALIEKRRLLLGIKGYCTNLPESQLPAQHVIERYHHLWRVEQSFRMSKHDLEARPIYHQKENAIRSHVLICFLALVIEKYLELTTQMTLRNIRLLVWQITESHICDKITGETFKFTSPAKELMQSQLAPLVKKWKLLPH, from the coding sequence ATGGGTAGCGCCAAGGATGATATTGAGCGCGATCTGTTGTTAACCAAGGCGCGGGAATGGATTGGGAAGTATACACAGCAGTCAAGTCTATTCCCTGAGCAGAAGCAAAACATTCTGATTGTTGAAAGAAGCGAATGTGTCAAGGTTACCCACGATTTTGCATACCAGTTTTTCAGAAGTTGTCTCGGGGAATGTCACTTAACACATCTCCCCTCTCTTTTACTTGATTTGGCAATCATCCGGTTAATTGAGCCAGCCTCAAAACTACGATCTATAGAGTTGCTTTCCCGCTATTTTGAGATAAAGTACTCGCAGCGGATTTATCGTACAATACCCAAACTAATATCCTGGAAAGCAGAAATTGAACAGCGGGCATACAGTGTAGCCAGACGACTGTTTAAAGAGCAATTTTACTACGTACTTTACGATGTAACTACACTGTACTTTGAGTCATTTAAAGCCGATGAGATTAAGGTACAGGGATTTAGCAAAGACAACAAATCACAACAACCGCAAATAGTTATAGGGCTGATGGTTACACAAGCAGGTTTTCCACTTGCGTACGATGTCTTTGCAGGCAATACCTTCGAGGGGAAGACCATGCTACCTGTGGTGGAAAGTTTCATTGCCAAACATCCCGACACTAAACCCATAGTAGTGGCAGATGCAGCCATGCTCGATGATGACAGGCTGGCCGAACTCAGGGAGAAAGGCCTATCCTATATTGTAGGTGCCCGATTGGCCAATACCGACCTGGGTGCAGTAAAGAAAATACATGGTTCTTTAAACGCGGTTAACGGGGCCATTACAAGATTACATTCCAGGCATGGTGATTTGATCTGCGACTTTTCCACTAAGCGCTACAGGAAGGAAATAAATGACCTGAACAAGTTAGTTCAGAAGGCAGAGGATTTGGTCGCCAAACAATCTTCAGGTGCCAAGGCCAAGTTCATAAAAAGGGTATCCAAAGAAAAAATAGAGCTTAACACTGCCCTGATTGAGAAAAGAAGACTCTTGCTGGGAATTAAAGGATACTGTACTAATTTGCCTGAGTCTCAGCTACCGGCACAACATGTCATTGAAAGATATCATCACCTATGGCGTGTAGAACAGTCATTTAGAATGAGCAAGCATGATCTGGAAGCACGGCCTATATATCATCAGAAGGAAAATGCAATCAGATCGCACGTTCTGATCTGCTTTCTGGCATTGGTTATCGAAAAATATCTGGAACTAACTACTCAAATGACTTTGAGAAATATTAGACTTCTGGTGTGGCAAATTACCGAATCACATATATGCGATAAAATAACAGGGGAAACTTTCAAGTTTACCTCTCCCGCTAAAGAATTAATGCAAAGTCAATTAGCACCATTAGTGAAAAAATGGAAACTTCTACCGCACTAA
- a CDS encoding 6-phosphofructokinase: MNGSIAILCGGGPAPGINTVIGTVAKVFLKNGYRVLGVHEGYKTIFTPDPDFQEINFPMADKIYNQGGSALQMSRYKPRDTEFNTDFFVKHDVKLLVTIGGDDTASTANRIAKFLEDHEIKIQNIHVPKTIDNDLPLPEGQPTFGYQSAKHEGVRIATTVYEDARTSGNWFIVSAMGREAGHLAFGIGASCHYPMIVIPEMFNKVEITFDRIIRLVISSILKRKVLGLPYGVAVISEGVFHFLTDEEIKNTGIQFTYDDHGHPELGNVSKAHIFNLLLQHKLKSIKLDVKSRPVELGYELRCVRPIAFDLLYCSLLSLGVKKLFDEGHTACMVTSDHTGEIRPLFLKDVTNEHGKVQPRLVNMDGAKTKLVFENNLQFLGKNDYEAAGKFVTNPAEFDFLRILNWE; this comes from the coding sequence ATGAACGGAAGTATAGCAATATTATGCGGCGGAGGCCCAGCGCCCGGCATCAACACGGTAATTGGAACAGTTGCCAAGGTTTTTCTTAAAAACGGATATAGGGTATTGGGTGTTCATGAAGGATATAAGACCATTTTTACCCCAGACCCTGATTTCCAGGAAATAAACTTTCCGATGGCTGATAAGATCTATAACCAGGGAGGATCGGCTTTGCAGATGAGCCGTTATAAGCCAAGAGACACCGAGTTTAATACTGACTTTTTTGTTAAACATGATGTAAAACTGCTTGTAACCATCGGTGGCGATGATACTGCATCAACGGCTAACCGGATCGCAAAATTCCTGGAAGATCACGAAATTAAAATTCAGAATATCCACGTTCCAAAAACCATTGATAACGACCTTCCATTGCCCGAAGGCCAGCCCACTTTCGGTTATCAGAGCGCCAAACATGAAGGTGTGAGGATTGCAACCACTGTTTATGAAGATGCAAGAACCAGCGGCAACTGGTTTATTGTTTCGGCCATGGGGCGCGAAGCCGGCCACCTGGCTTTTGGCATTGGCGCTTCATGTCATTATCCCATGATCGTTATTCCGGAGATGTTCAACAAAGTTGAGATCACTTTCGACCGCATTATCAGATTGGTGATTTCTTCCATATTGAAACGCAAGGTTTTGGGATTGCCCTATGGTGTTGCAGTTATCAGCGAAGGTGTGTTTCATTTTCTCACCGACGAAGAAATTAAAAATACAGGCATACAATTTACTTACGACGATCATGGCCACCCTGAACTTGGCAATGTTAGCAAAGCGCACATCTTCAATTTACTGCTTCAGCATAAGCTCAAATCCATCAAACTGGATGTGAAAAGCCGCCCTGTTGAACTAGGCTATGAATTGCGCTGTGTCCGGCCTATTGCTTTCGATCTGCTTTACTGTTCATTATTATCACTTGGTGTTAAAAAATTGTTCGATGAAGGCCATACAGCCTGCATGGTAACCTCGGATCATACCGGTGAAATAAGGCCATTGTTCCTGAAAGATGTTACCAACGAACATGGGAAAGTGCAACCGCGGCTTGTAAACATGGATGGTGCTAAAACCAAACTTGTTTTCGAAAACAATCTGCAATTCCTCGGTAAAAACGATTATGAAGCTGCCGGAAAATTCGTAACCAATCCGGCTGAATTTGATTTTTTGCGGATCTTAAACTGGGAATAG
- a CDS encoding four helix bundle protein yields MDNSKPYDLRERLLLFAKRILEICKRLPNNPECYRIRGQLAGAGTSVGANYEEADGTITKKDFVNKIVISRKEAKEVRFFLKVISGTYIEPAEIAGDIRESEEIINILSSMIIKSTADRRS; encoded by the coding sequence ATGGATAATTCTAAACCTTATGATTTAAGGGAAAGATTATTGCTATTTGCGAAAAGAATTTTGGAAATTTGCAAAAGGCTTCCCAATAATCCTGAATGTTACCGGATCAGAGGACAATTAGCAGGTGCAGGCACCTCAGTTGGTGCAAATTACGAAGAAGCTGACGGAACAATTACAAAAAAAGATTTCGTTAACAAAATTGTGATTTCGAGGAAAGAGGCTAAAGAAGTCAGGTTTTTTCTCAAAGTGATCAGCGGGACATACATTGAGCCCGCTGAAATAGCAGGAGACATCAGGGAATCAGAAGAAATTATAAACATATTAAGTAGCATGATCATTAAATCAACAGCAGACAGGAGAAGCTAA
- a CDS encoding ABC-F family ATP-binding cassette domain-containing protein: MYSVSNLSVHFTGTSVFDDVSFLINERDRIGLVGRNGAGKTTLMRIIVKEIEPEKGTVVIPNGRTTGYLPQELETTSQVSVFAEALTSFEEAIDLEKKIQYFTDELTQRTDYQSQSYATLINRLNDANDRFHLIGGQNREAETEKVLLGLGFKKEDFIRPLREFSSGWQMRVELAKILLKKPDLLLLDEPTNHLDIESIQWLEEFLREYPGALIMVSHDRAFLDAVTNRTVEISLGKIYDFSASYSDYVGMRQQQRELQIAAMNNQQRQIAQIERFIERFRYKNTKSRQVQSRVKMLDKMDILEVEETDNSAIRLRFPQAPRSGKVVVEAVDLYKSYGTKEVLRNLSFAILRNDFVAFVGRNGEGKTTLSKIINGLLDHTGQLTLGYNTHIGYYAQNQAELLDGEKTVFQTIDDVAVGDMRPKVRGLLGSFLFGTDDIDKKVKVLSGGEKARLSIARLLLKPVNLLILDEPTNHLDMVSKDILKSALMQYTGTLIIVSHDRDFLQGLTNKVFEFKNMGIREYLGDVYDFLQARKLESLKELEQANLLNRSQVSKTQSTDSKVQWEERKNREKQLRKLRTQIEKSEAEISRMEKEITEFDKMLADPTRYKEILNDAGAYKRYNALKASLEQEMQRWEELHGELENEGQF, translated from the coding sequence ATGTATAGCGTAAGCAATCTTTCGGTTCATTTTACAGGCACTTCTGTGTTTGATGATGTTTCTTTTCTTATCAACGAAAGGGACAGGATTGGCCTTGTTGGCCGTAATGGCGCAGGAAAGACCACGCTGATGCGTATCATCGTAAAGGAAATTGAGCCCGAAAAAGGAACAGTTGTGATCCCCAATGGACGGACAACGGGTTATCTGCCGCAGGAATTGGAAACAACCAGCCAGGTTTCTGTTTTCGCTGAAGCGCTCACTTCGTTTGAGGAAGCTATTGACCTGGAGAAAAAAATCCAGTATTTCACCGACGAACTTACGCAGCGCACCGATTATCAATCGCAGTCATACGCAACATTGATCAACCGGCTGAACGATGCCAACGACCGTTTTCATCTGATTGGCGGTCAGAACCGCGAGGCGGAAACTGAAAAGGTGTTGCTTGGATTGGGGTTCAAAAAAGAAGATTTCATTCGTCCTCTCCGTGAATTCAGCAGTGGATGGCAAATGCGGGTGGAACTGGCAAAAATCCTTCTCAAAAAGCCTGACTTGTTGCTGCTTGATGAGCCCACCAACCATCTTGACATCGAATCAATTCAATGGCTCGAAGAATTTTTAAGAGAATATCCCGGGGCTTTGATCATGGTTTCTCACGACCGTGCTTTCCTTGATGCAGTTACAAACCGCACGGTAGAAATTTCGTTGGGAAAGATTTACGATTTCAGCGCAAGTTATTCAGATTATGTTGGCATGAGGCAGCAACAGCGCGAATTGCAGATTGCCGCCATGAACAACCAGCAGCGTCAGATTGCCCAGATTGAACGGTTCATAGAACGGTTCCGATATAAAAACACCAAGTCGCGGCAGGTGCAATCGCGGGTGAAGATGCTTGATAAGATGGATATCCTTGAAGTGGAGGAAACCGATAATTCAGCCATCAGGCTGCGTTTTCCGCAGGCTCCGCGCTCAGGAAAAGTAGTGGTGGAAGCTGTTGACTTGTACAAATCCTATGGCACGAAAGAAGTGTTGAGAAATCTGAGTTTTGCCATACTCCGTAATGATTTTGTTGCTTTTGTTGGACGCAATGGCGAGGGGAAAACTACGCTTTCAAAAATTATCAACGGCCTGCTGGATCACACTGGCCAACTTACGCTTGGCTACAACACACATATTGGATATTATGCCCAGAACCAGGCAGAATTGCTTGATGGCGAGAAAACGGTTTTTCAAACGATTGATGATGTTGCCGTAGGCGATATGCGGCCAAAAGTGCGTGGCTTGCTTGGCAGTTTCCTGTTTGGAACCGATGATATTGATAAAAAAGTTAAAGTGCTTTCGGGTGGCGAAAAAGCCCGGCTTTCCATCGCCCGCCTGCTATTGAAACCTGTGAACCTGCTCATCCTCGATGAACCTACCAACCACCTTGATATGGTTTCAAAAGACATCCTGAAAAGCGCACTCATGCAATACACCGGCACGCTGATCATTGTTTCGCACGATCGCGATTTCCTTCAGGGTTTAACCAATAAGGTGTTTGAGTTCAAGAATATGGGCATCCGCGAATACCTCGGCGATGTGTATGATTTTCTGCAGGCACGCAAACTGGAATCGCTCAAGGAACTGGAGCAGGCAAATTTGCTGAACCGTTCCCAGGTATCTAAAACCCAGTCTACTGATTCGAAAGTACAGTGGGAAGAACGCAAAAACCGCGAGAAACAATTACGAAAATTACGAACCCAGATCGAAAAATCCGAAGCAGAAATTTCCCGAATGGAAAAAGAGATAACAGAATTTGATAAGATGCTTGCTGATCCGACCCGTTATAAGGAGATCCTGAATGATGCCGGTGCCTACAAGCGGTACAATGCGCTAAAAGCAAGTCTGGAGCAGGAGATGCAACGTTGGGAGGAATTGCATGGGGAACTGGAGAATGAAGGCCAGTTTTGA
- a CDS encoding sigma-70 family RNA polymerase sigma factor: MSSKVLADWVAQYTEEMYKWALYKTSSIEVAEDLVQDTFLAVSEKFSTFKGDSSPKTWLFSILNHKIIDYYRKRVNQPVRIETQVLAGIFNDNEGWKPEKQPREWHSEEVHLLDDEVFKAVLKKCLEALPEKWNLSVKMKYLTDKSGEEICQELGITPSNFWQMIHRAKLKLRDCIETNWFQN; the protein is encoded by the coding sequence ATGAGCAGCAAAGTTCTTGCAGACTGGGTAGCGCAATACACTGAAGAAATGTACAAATGGGCCTTGTACAAAACTTCTTCTATTGAGGTTGCCGAAGACCTGGTACAGGACACGTTTCTGGCTGTATCAGAAAAATTTTCAACTTTCAAGGGCGATAGCTCTCCGAAAACATGGCTGTTTTCCATACTCAATCACAAAATTATTGACTACTACCGAAAAAGAGTAAATCAGCCTGTCAGGATCGAAACCCAGGTATTGGCCGGTATTTTTAACGACAATGAGGGTTGGAAACCCGAGAAGCAACCAAGGGAATGGCATTCTGAAGAAGTCCATTTACTGGATGATGAAGTTTTCAAGGCGGTACTTAAAAAGTGCCTGGAAGCATTGCCAGAAAAATGGAACCTCAGTGTGAAAATGAAATATCTGACGGATAAAAGCGGGGAGGAAATTTGTCAGGAACTTGGGATCACACCGTCTAATTTCTGGCAAATGATTCACAGGGCAAAATTAAAGCTGCGCGATTGCATTGAAACAAACTGGTTTCAGAACTAA
- the rfbA gene encoding glucose-1-phosphate thymidylyltransferase RfbA, giving the protein MKGIILAGGAGTRLHPLTMAVSKQLMPIYDKPMIYYPLSVLLMAGIREILIISTPVDLPHFERLLGDGKQIGCDFHYAKQEIPNGLAQAFVIGKKFIGNEKVALVLGDNIFYSSGLPKLLQQNNDPDGGVIFAYHVSDPHRYGVVEFDKHLKAISIEEKPQQPKSNYAVPGLYFYDNSVVEIAKNLKPSARGEYEITDVNKEYLKQGKLKVGLLSRGTAWLDTGTFASLIQASQFVQVIEERQGLKIGCIEEIAFRMGFIDTAQLEALAQPLLKSGYGEYLLEILRS; this is encoded by the coding sequence ATGAAAGGTATCATCCTGGCCGGCGGCGCCGGAACCCGCCTGCATCCGCTTACCATGGCGGTGAGCAAACAACTCATGCCCATTTACGACAAACCCATGATTTATTACCCATTATCGGTACTTCTCATGGCTGGTATCCGTGAAATCCTGATCATTTCTACACCTGTTGATTTACCCCATTTTGAACGTTTGCTCGGCGATGGAAAACAAATTGGATGTGATTTCCACTATGCGAAACAGGAAATCCCGAACGGCCTTGCACAGGCATTTGTGATCGGTAAAAAATTTATTGGAAATGAAAAGGTTGCATTGGTGCTTGGCGACAATATTTTTTATAGTAGCGGACTGCCAAAGCTGCTTCAGCAAAACAATGATCCCGATGGAGGGGTCATCTTTGCTTACCATGTTTCCGACCCCCATCGCTATGGCGTCGTAGAGTTCGATAAACACCTGAAAGCCATTTCAATTGAGGAAAAGCCCCAGCAACCCAAATCCAACTACGCCGTTCCCGGGCTTTATTTTTATGATAACTCCGTGGTAGAGATCGCGAAGAACCTGAAGCCCAGTGCACGCGGCGAGTATGAGATCACTGATGTAAACAAGGAATATCTAAAACAGGGCAAATTAAAAGTTGGTTTGCTGAGTCGCGGAACAGCATGGCTCGATACCGGCACTTTTGCCTCATTGATACAGGCTTCGCAATTTGTACAGGTAATTGAGGAACGCCAGGGATTGAAAATTGGCTGTATTGAAGAAATTGCTTTTCGCATGGGATTTATTGATACCGCACAACTGGAAGCGCTGGCCCAGCCGCTGCTGAAAAGTGGATATGGGGAGTATTTGTTGGAAATTTTGAGAAGCTAA